Proteins found in one Enterococcus sp. 9D6_DIV0238 genomic segment:
- the dnaE gene encoding DNA polymerase III subunit alpha, translating into MRFPQLNTITSYSLLSSTIRIPELVRQAKKLGYKTLGIADINVLHGAIEFYEACKKESIKPIIGLTLEYTPQKAEQAARLLLYAKDLQGYQNLMQISTAKMTGEKVFYIESVSDYLSHLYAVMPSDTGEVTAAFKRGEQEGTETLAQLVQLFDDDSFYIGASFTSNPESDPELFEFYTNQKQPLIALQETRYLHREDGFALNVLAHIDEGQQMSLNVEETKIDGPYFLRNQEDAAKQLEVKSGRTALENAEHIAASCSLEIPLHQRLLPHYPIPDGQDAGVFLRELCLKKLPERVPGFSSVYEARLEKELDIIHTMGFDDYFLIVWDVMAFAHERKIVTGAGRGSAAGSLVSYVLSITDVDPIKYDLLFERFLNPERHSMPDIDLDIPDNRREEVLLYVREKYGHYHMAQIATFGTMAAKMVLRDVARVFGLSQSESNRWSSAVPNALKMTLNTAYEESKKLVELVNSSETNRLLFDTAKRLEGLPRHVSTHAAGVVISDLNLLELVPLQSGTNDILLTQFTMNDVEKIGLLKMDFLGLRNLSILDDTIKTVKRVYRKEIVLNQIPLDDEKTLALFRRGETSGVFQFESAGIRNVLRKLGPTSIEDIAAVNALYRPGPMQNIDLFIRRKKGLEPLTYPDASLEPILKNTYGIIVYQEQIIQVASQMAGFSLGQADILRRAVSKKKKDVLDEERKHFVDGAIDQGHDEKTANMIYDYIERFANYGFNRSHAFAYSFIGFQMAYLKVHYPGAFYAAILHSVRHNPNKIKEYIGEARKNKVTILQPSINTSQYSFYLTKDDQIMFGFSSLKGIRRDFIQNILQERKERGVFQSFDQFLLRIDRKWLKAENIQPLIAIGAFDELQPNRRQLAVGLDSEIQNIIYSGGSMNLLEETLKLKEVEVADYTLEEKLEQEEQYLGVYLSGHPTEEFKKTRIAKQTMQISDVVENQAARLLIYVKDVRVIRTKKGEQMAFVEGDDLTGSLSLTLFPTVFRSLRQNVEQNQVYFVEGKVEKSNYNQELQLLVNRIEKASEIEQSISATTCYLKITKEKDQKDILFNVNQLLKQNKGNVPVIIYFEKDGKKLVLGEENWLTETIEVKEQLIEILGAENVVFK; encoded by the coding sequence ATGCGCTTTCCACAGTTAAATACGATTACTTCTTATTCCTTGCTTTCTAGTACCATACGTATCCCGGAACTTGTTCGACAAGCTAAAAAGCTAGGGTACAAGACCTTAGGGATCGCAGACATCAATGTGCTGCACGGAGCCATTGAGTTTTATGAAGCGTGTAAAAAAGAATCCATCAAACCGATCATCGGTTTAACTTTAGAATATACTCCCCAAAAAGCAGAACAAGCAGCTAGACTTCTTTTGTATGCAAAAGATCTTCAAGGATATCAAAATCTAATGCAAATTTCAACGGCCAAAATGACAGGCGAAAAAGTTTTTTATATAGAATCAGTCAGCGACTATTTATCTCATTTGTATGCGGTGATGCCTTCAGATACTGGTGAAGTCACTGCAGCTTTTAAAAGAGGTGAACAAGAAGGGACGGAAACGCTGGCACAATTAGTGCAATTATTTGATGATGATTCTTTTTATATAGGAGCATCATTTACCAGCAATCCAGAATCAGATCCTGAACTGTTCGAATTCTATACAAATCAAAAACAACCGCTGATCGCTTTACAAGAGACACGCTATTTACATCGTGAAGACGGCTTTGCTCTAAATGTTTTAGCGCATATCGATGAAGGACAACAGATGTCGTTGAATGTGGAAGAAACAAAGATCGATGGTCCATATTTCTTAAGAAACCAAGAAGATGCGGCAAAACAGCTTGAGGTGAAAAGTGGTAGAACTGCTCTTGAAAATGCAGAACATATCGCTGCCTCATGTTCTTTAGAAATACCTTTACATCAACGATTGTTACCACATTATCCAATTCCTGATGGACAAGATGCTGGGGTGTTTTTAAGAGAATTGTGTTTAAAAAAGCTTCCGGAGAGAGTACCAGGATTTTCTTCTGTCTATGAAGCACGTTTAGAAAAAGAGCTGGACATTATTCATACAATGGGCTTTGATGACTATTTCCTGATCGTATGGGATGTTATGGCATTTGCCCATGAAAGAAAAATTGTCACGGGCGCTGGCCGTGGATCGGCTGCTGGCTCACTTGTTTCATATGTATTGTCGATCACAGACGTTGATCCAATCAAATATGATTTGCTTTTTGAGCGTTTTTTAAATCCTGAAAGACATTCGATGCCCGATATCGATTTAGATATTCCAGATAATCGCCGAGAAGAAGTACTGCTTTATGTTCGGGAAAAATATGGACATTATCACATGGCACAAATCGCGACCTTCGGTACAATGGCAGCAAAAATGGTCTTAAGAGACGTTGCCAGAGTTTTTGGGCTTTCGCAAAGTGAATCGAACCGTTGGTCAAGTGCAGTGCCAAATGCATTGAAAATGACATTGAATACTGCCTATGAAGAATCGAAGAAATTAGTTGAGCTGGTCAATTCATCTGAAACGAACCGCTTGTTATTCGATACAGCTAAACGATTGGAAGGACTTCCGCGTCACGTATCGACTCATGCGGCCGGAGTAGTCATCAGCGATTTGAATTTACTTGAATTAGTTCCGTTACAATCTGGAACAAACGATATTTTGCTTACCCAATTTACGATGAATGATGTTGAAAAAATTGGTTTGTTGAAAATGGATTTTCTTGGATTGAGAAATTTGTCCATTCTGGATGATACGATCAAAACAGTTAAGCGAGTCTATCGAAAAGAGATCGTACTGAATCAAATTCCTTTGGATGATGAAAAAACATTAGCACTTTTCAGACGTGGGGAAACAAGTGGTGTTTTTCAATTTGAATCAGCAGGAATTAGAAATGTATTAAGAAAATTAGGACCGACAAGTATTGAAGATATTGCTGCCGTCAATGCATTGTATCGACCTGGCCCCATGCAGAATATTGATCTGTTTATTCGCAGAAAGAAAGGGTTGGAACCATTAACTTATCCTGATGCAAGCTTAGAACCAATTTTAAAGAATACCTATGGAATCATTGTTTATCAAGAACAAATCATTCAAGTTGCTTCCCAAATGGCTGGTTTTAGTTTAGGGCAAGCAGATATTTTACGTCGAGCTGTTAGTAAAAAGAAGAAAGATGTGTTGGATGAAGAAAGAAAACATTTTGTAGATGGTGCTATCGATCAAGGACACGATGAAAAAACGGCAAATATGATCTATGACTATATTGAACGTTTTGCAAATTATGGGTTCAACCGGTCTCATGCCTTTGCTTATTCTTTTATTGGGTTTCAAATGGCTTATTTAAAAGTTCATTATCCTGGAGCTTTCTATGCTGCAATCTTGCATTCTGTTCGGCACAATCCCAATAAAATCAAAGAATATATTGGAGAAGCAAGAAAGAATAAAGTAACGATACTACAGCCGTCGATCAATACGAGCCAATATAGTTTTTATTTGACCAAAGACGATCAGATCATGTTTGGTTTCAGCTCTCTAAAAGGTATACGAAGAGATTTCATTCAAAATATTTTACAGGAACGCAAAGAACGAGGTGTCTTTCAATCATTCGATCAGTTCTTATTACGTATCGATCGTAAGTGGCTGAAGGCAGAAAATATTCAACCTTTGATCGCAATTGGCGCCTTTGACGAACTGCAGCCAAATAGAAGGCAGCTAGCGGTCGGCTTAGATAGTGAAATTCAAAATATTATTTATAGCGGCGGGAGCATGAATCTTTTAGAAGAAACACTAAAATTGAAAGAAGTAGAAGTAGCCGACTATACACTTGAAGAAAAATTAGAGCAGGAAGAACAATATTTAGGTGTTTATTTGTCAGGACATCCAACAGAAGAATTCAAAAAGACTCGAATTGCTAAACAAACAATGCAAATCAGTGATGTCGTAGAAAATCAAGCTGCCCGTTTGCTGATTTATGTCAAGGATGTTCGTGTGATTCGGACGAAAAAGGGTGAGCAGATGGCTTTCGTTGAAGGGGATGATCTGACGGGGTCATTGTCTCTGACCTTGTTTCCAACTGTTTTTAGATCGTTAAGGCAAAATGTGGAGCAGAATCAGGTCTATTTTGTTGAAGGAAAAGTAGAAAAGAGTAACTATAATCAAGAACTGCAGCTGCTAGTCAATAGGATCGAAAAAGCCAGTGAGATCGAACAAAGTATCAGTGCAACAACCTGTTATCTGAAAATAACAAAGGAAAAAGATCAAAAAGACATCTTGTTCAATGTGAACCAGCTGCTCAAACAAAATAAAGGAAACGTACCTGTAATTATTTATTTTGAAAAAGATGGGAAAAAATTGGTTCTAGGAGAAGAAAATTGGTTGACTGAGACGATTGAGGTAAAAGAACAGCTGATAGAGATTTTAGGAGCTGAAAATGTCGTTTTCAAATGA
- a CDS encoding YjzD family protein, with translation MRYILVLLWSFILGQVVGYIGGALTNGTYDFMLTTIISLICGFVILLIGQFALPKKETTKQVQ, from the coding sequence ATGCGTTACATTCTTGTATTGTTGTGGTCCTTTATACTAGGTCAAGTCGTGGGTTATATCGGCGGTGCCTTAACAAACGGAACCTATGATTTCATGTTAACAACTATTATATCATTGATTTGCGGTTTTGTTATTCTGTTGATCGGCCAATTTGCACTACCGAAAAAAGAGACGACAAAACAAGTGCAATAA
- a CDS encoding multidrug efflux MFS transporter yields the protein MKIDWKKNLMVAWLGCFFTGSSISLVMPFIPVYVEQLGTPKSQIELFSGLAISVTAFAAAIVAPIWGNLADRKGRKLMMIRAAAGMTITMGALAFVPNVYWLLILRFFNGILSGYIPNATAMIASQAPREKSGWALGTLSTGAVAGTLIGPSFGGALAQWFGMENVFIITGVVLLITTLLTVFMVKEDFKPVEKKDLLSTKEIFAQMDHVSVLIGLFITTLILQIGVTSISPILTLYIRSLSSNTGNILFVSGLIVSVAGVSAVISSPILGKLGDKIGNHKVLLAGLVLSLLCYIPMAFVKTPFQLGLLRFILGFSTGALMPSINTLISKLTPSEGVSRIYSYNQMFSNFGQVLGPMIGSTVAHGMGYSSVFIVTACFVFGNICLSLFNFRKILTKKL from the coding sequence ATGAAAATTGATTGGAAAAAGAACTTGATGGTTGCTTGGTTGGGGTGTTTCTTTACGGGTTCCAGTATTAGTTTGGTCATGCCTTTTATTCCTGTTTATGTGGAACAACTTGGCACTCCGAAAAGTCAGATAGAATTATTTTCGGGACTTGCGATTTCGGTTACAGCTTTTGCTGCTGCGATCGTGGCGCCGATCTGGGGGAATTTAGCAGATCGTAAAGGACGGAAGTTGATGATGATCCGGGCTGCGGCTGGTATGACGATCACGATGGGGGCGTTGGCTTTTGTACCAAATGTTTATTGGCTATTGATTTTGCGTTTTTTTAATGGGATTTTATCAGGGTATATCCCAAACGCGACAGCAATGATCGCCTCGCAGGCGCCTAGAGAAAAAAGCGGCTGGGCTTTAGGAACGTTGTCGACTGGTGCCGTAGCTGGAACATTGATTGGTCCTTCGTTTGGCGGCGCATTAGCTCAATGGTTCGGTATGGAAAATGTCTTTATCATTACAGGAGTTGTCTTGCTGATCACTACGTTGTTGACCGTTTTTATGGTAAAAGAAGATTTCAAGCCAGTAGAGAAGAAAGATCTATTGAGCACAAAGGAGATTTTTGCTCAAATGGATCATGTATCTGTGTTGATTGGCTTATTTATTACAACACTGATTTTGCAAATTGGTGTAACTAGTATCAGCCCTATTTTAACGTTGTATATTCGTTCGTTGAGCAGCAATACAGGGAATATTTTGTTTGTCAGTGGTTTGATCGTTTCAGTAGCGGGAGTGTCTGCTGTGATTTCATCACCGATCCTAGGGAAGCTGGGAGATAAGATCGGTAATCATAAAGTTTTATTAGCAGGTCTGGTTTTGTCACTGCTTTGCTACATCCCAATGGCCTTTGTTAAAACACCTTTTCAATTAGGACTGCTCCGTTTCATTTTAGGATTTTCAACAGGTGCTTTAATGCCGTCGATCAATACACTGATCAGTAAGCTTACACCGTCTGAGGGTGTGAGCCGTATTTATAGCTACAATCAAATGTTCAGTAATTTTGGTCAAGTATTAGGTCCGATGATTGGATCAACTGTGGCGCACGGGATGGGCTATAGTTCTGTTTTCATTGTGACCGCCTGCTTTGTCTTTGGAAATATTTGTCTATCTTTATTTAATTTTCGAAAAATTTTAACGAAGAAATTGTAA
- a CDS encoding NCS2 family permease, with amino-acid sequence MEKFFKLKENKTNVSTEMMAGVTTFFAMSYILFVNPSILSQTGMPFQAVFLATIIASIIGTLIMGLFANVPYAQAPGMGLNAFFTFTVVFGLGYTWQQALAMVFICGLINILITVTKIRKLIIKAIPESMQHAIGGGIGIFVAYVGIKNAKLLDFTVQAEPKNGAVNGDSIVPALGNFNNPEIILAVIGLVLTTVLVVLNVRGSILIGIVATTIIAIPLGVVDLSAINWQQNSLGNSLGELKTTFGAAFGSEGMQSLFSDASKIPQVLMTVIAFSLSDTFDTIGTFIGTGRRTGIFSKEDELALEDSKGFSTKMDKALFADAVATSIGAVFGTSNTTTYVESAAGIGAGGRTGLTSVVVAAMFALSSLFSPLIAIVPAQATAPALILVGVMMLASFKDIEWTNLEEAIPAFFASIFMGLCYSISYGIAAGFIFYVVVKVAKGKIAEISPILWIVNALFILNFIILAIL; translated from the coding sequence ATGGAAAAGTTTTTCAAATTGAAGGAAAACAAGACAAACGTTTCAACTGAAATGATGGCTGGGGTAACGACATTTTTTGCAATGAGCTATATCTTATTTGTAAATCCATCCATTTTATCACAAACAGGAATGCCGTTTCAGGCAGTCTTTTTAGCGACGATCATTGCATCGATCATTGGTACTTTGATCATGGGACTTTTTGCAAATGTTCCATATGCACAAGCACCGGGAATGGGTTTAAATGCGTTTTTTACATTTACAGTTGTTTTTGGATTAGGTTATACATGGCAGCAAGCATTAGCAATGGTCTTTATTTGCGGGCTGATTAATATTTTGATAACAGTGACCAAGATCCGCAAATTGATCATCAAAGCAATTCCAGAAAGTATGCAGCATGCAATCGGTGGCGGGATCGGTATTTTTGTGGCTTATGTGGGAATCAAAAATGCGAAATTATTGGATTTTACTGTACAAGCTGAGCCAAAAAATGGTGCAGTGAATGGAGATAGTATTGTTCCTGCATTAGGAAACTTCAACAATCCTGAAATTATCTTAGCCGTTATTGGTTTGGTTTTAACAACTGTTTTAGTTGTGTTGAATGTTCGCGGTTCTATTTTGATCGGAATTGTTGCAACAACGATCATTGCAATTCCGTTAGGTGTGGTTGATTTATCTGCCATCAACTGGCAGCAAAATTCTTTAGGCAACTCATTAGGGGAACTGAAGACAACATTCGGAGCCGCGTTTGGTTCAGAAGGGATGCAGTCTTTGTTTAGTGATGCTTCAAAAATTCCTCAAGTATTGATGACTGTGATCGCATTTAGCCTGTCTGATACTTTTGACACGATCGGAACATTTATTGGTACCGGACGCCGCACGGGAATTTTCTCAAAAGAAGACGAACTGGCTTTAGAAGACAGCAAAGGATTCTCAACGAAAATGGATAAAGCATTGTTTGCGGATGCTGTTGCCACATCGATCGGTGCAGTTTTCGGGACATCAAATACGACGACTTACGTGGAAAGTGCAGCTGGGATCGGTGCTGGCGGACGGACTGGCTTGACATCAGTAGTAGTTGCTGCAATGTTTGCTTTGAGCAGTTTGTTTTCACCACTGATTGCGATCGTTCCTGCCCAAGCAACAGCGCCAGCGTTGATTCTTGTTGGGGTAATGATGTTAGCTTCCTTCAAAGATATTGAATGGACTAACTTAGAAGAAGCAATTCCTGCATTTTTCGCTTCGATCTTCATGGGTTTATGCTATAGCATTTCATATGGTATTGCAGCTGGTTTTATCTTTTATGTGGTTGTAAAAGTAGCAAAAGGAAAGATAGCAGAAATCTCGCCGATTCTTTGGATCGTAAATGCATTATTTATTTTGAACTTTATTATTTTAGCGATTTTGTAG
- a CDS encoding 5'-nucleotidase C-terminal domain-containing protein: protein MKKWHNSLVTIFFVIGGISSAIVWGNGAAQAETTNEQAKAEQIELSNQEELIPFQLLGINDFHGALNTTGSFYDDLGNKVEKAGTAPLLAGYLNQAQEQFSKNNKGGQTLRVQAGDMVGASPASSGLLQDEPTIKVLNQMDFSIGTLGNHEFDEGLAEFNRIMTGTKPVDDPYGILTVYPREASKTQIVIGNVVKKGTEEIPFGWQPYTIREVGTEANKVKVGFIGVVTTEIPNLVLREHYEAYDFLDEAQTIAYYSKQLRNQGVNAIVVLAHIPATSKAGKVEGEAAEILNEVNKIYPENSVDAFFAAHNHQYTNGVVNNTRVVQSTSQGKGYIDLQGTLDPKTNDFVKTPDATVSAVDPAGKATPKVDEAVDKTVKDAQVRVSIVTNKKIGTAKGSQSITREVNECKESPLGNLITDGQVAMAKAQGIDADFAMTNNGGIRADLIVGADGEITWGAAQAVQPFGNILQVVEMTGAQIQQVLNEQYDEEERYFLQISGLKYTFAETRDANQPYAVKEMYKSDGTPIQAEQPYLVVINDFLFGGGDGFSSFTESRLVNAIQPDTETFISYIESKEAAGELIEASIEGRKALADPVEPVEPTPEPTDNDRLEKATIFDPLYEDDELLRGVTLPNATIVIFTGDLPQTATRTSEIPTGDLQGQADGEGLIKLNVAPLKLAGKEKLTALVIDNENNQAVFTIPILPKKTISDSSTEISTKSSEAGGKGELPKTGEQSTSFIAVVGWLSVSSGFVVFLKKRT from the coding sequence ATGAAAAAGTGGCATAATTCTTTAGTAACAATTTTCTTTGTTATTGGAGGAATCAGCAGCGCAATTGTGTGGGGCAATGGAGCAGCGCAAGCAGAAACAACAAACGAACAAGCAAAAGCTGAACAGATAGAATTATCTAATCAAGAAGAACTGATTCCTTTTCAATTATTAGGGATCAATGATTTTCATGGTGCATTGAATACGACTGGATCATTTTATGACGATTTAGGAAATAAAGTTGAAAAAGCTGGAACTGCACCGTTATTAGCAGGGTATCTCAATCAAGCTCAGGAACAGTTTTCAAAAAATAATAAAGGTGGACAAACCTTACGTGTTCAAGCTGGTGACATGGTAGGAGCAAGTCCGGCGAGTTCAGGTTTACTTCAAGACGAACCAACGATCAAAGTCTTGAATCAAATGGACTTTTCAATAGGGACGCTTGGCAATCATGAATTTGATGAAGGTCTGGCAGAATTCAACCGAATCATGACGGGTACAAAACCAGTTGATGATCCATATGGTATTTTGACGGTATACCCAAGAGAAGCCTCTAAAACGCAAATAGTCATTGGGAATGTGGTCAAAAAAGGTACCGAAGAAATTCCATTTGGCTGGCAGCCATATACGATCAGGGAAGTCGGTACTGAGGCTAATAAAGTCAAGGTTGGTTTTATCGGCGTGGTTACAACAGAAATTCCTAATTTGGTGTTGCGAGAGCATTATGAAGCCTATGATTTTTTAGATGAGGCACAAACGATAGCCTACTATTCTAAACAACTGAGAAATCAAGGAGTAAACGCGATCGTTGTTTTAGCTCATATTCCAGCAACAAGTAAAGCAGGAAAAGTGGAAGGCGAAGCAGCAGAAATTCTAAATGAAGTCAATAAAATCTATCCTGAAAATAGTGTCGATGCTTTTTTTGCTGCACATAATCATCAATATACTAATGGTGTAGTCAATAATACAAGAGTCGTTCAATCAACGTCGCAAGGGAAGGGCTATATCGATCTTCAAGGAACATTAGATCCAAAGACCAACGATTTTGTAAAAACGCCGGATGCAACTGTCTCAGCGGTTGACCCTGCAGGGAAAGCAACCCCGAAAGTGGATGAAGCTGTCGATAAAACAGTAAAAGACGCGCAAGTTCGAGTTTCTATTGTGACAAACAAGAAAATCGGAACAGCTAAGGGAAGTCAGTCGATCACTCGTGAAGTCAATGAATGTAAAGAATCACCGTTAGGTAATTTGATCACAGACGGACAAGTGGCAATGGCTAAAGCACAAGGGATCGATGCTGACTTTGCGATGACAAACAATGGCGGTATCCGTGCAGATTTGATCGTAGGTGCCGATGGTGAAATCACGTGGGGAGCTGCACAGGCAGTTCAGCCATTCGGAAATATCCTGCAAGTCGTAGAAATGACTGGTGCGCAGATCCAACAAGTGCTCAACGAGCAATATGACGAAGAAGAACGCTACTTTTTACAAATTTCAGGTTTAAAATATACTTTTGCTGAAACAAGGGATGCGAATCAGCCCTATGCAGTGAAAGAGATGTATAAAAGTGATGGAACACCGATTCAAGCAGAGCAGCCTTATTTGGTTGTGATCAATGATTTTTTATTTGGCGGAGGAGATGGCTTTTCAAGTTTTACTGAGAGCCGGTTAGTCAACGCGATTCAGCCAGATACAGAAACGTTTATTAGTTATATCGAAAGTAAAGAAGCGGCAGGAGAATTGATCGAGGCGTCGATCGAAGGACGTAAAGCATTGGCTGATCCAGTTGAACCAGTCGAACCAACACCTGAGCCGACAGACAATGATCGATTGGAAAAGGCAACGATTTTTGATCCTTTGTACGAAGACGATGAGCTTTTAAGAGGAGTAACATTACCGAATGCTACGATTGTCATTTTTACTGGCGATCTACCTCAAACTGCAACAAGGACATCGGAGATTCCGACAGGTGATCTTCAAGGCCAAGCAGATGGTGAAGGGCTCATCAAATTGAATGTGGCACCATTGAAGCTTGCAGGTAAAGAAAAGCTAACAGCTTTAGTGATTGACAATGAAAATAACCAAGCAGTTTTTACGATCCCTATCTTACCGAAAAAGACTATTTCCGACTCGTCTACAGAAATTTCTACTAAATCTTCTGAGGCCGGTGGAAAAGGTGAATTGCCAAAAACAGGTGAACAATCAACTTCATTTATTGCTGTTGTAGGTTGGTTATCAGTCAGCTCAGGCTTTGTCGTTTTCTTAAAAAAGAGAACGTAG
- a CDS encoding DUF1361 domain-containing protein — translation MLLVANSYQFMALNVFLAYIPIEISFYFGRVNRKSFYFIAAFWLIFYPNAPYLFTDFFHLAELTIYQGQNQIFLQSIHDWSKFVLLATGILVYGILGMSTLFTLNYEARKKGLVTKNWQFGLVTFLISGLSSLAIFVGRFDRLHSAYLFTKPVNTLQIIFFQWSQEKWLFIFLLTVFQLILLGMIFTIKQQK, via the coding sequence ATGCTGCTAGTTGCAAATAGCTATCAGTTTATGGCGCTCAATGTATTTCTTGCATATATCCCGATTGAAATTAGTTTTTATTTTGGGCGGGTCAATCGAAAGTCGTTTTATTTTATTGCAGCTTTCTGGCTGATCTTTTATCCGAACGCGCCATATTTATTTACTGATTTCTTTCATTTAGCAGAGCTGACGATCTATCAAGGACAGAATCAGATTTTTCTTCAGTCGATCCATGATTGGAGTAAATTTGTTCTTTTAGCTACGGGCATTTTGGTATACGGTATTTTGGGGATGAGTACATTATTTACGTTAAATTATGAAGCAAGAAAAAAGGGGCTCGTGACTAAAAACTGGCAATTTGGACTGGTCACATTCCTTATCTCTGGTTTATCAAGTCTAGCGATTTTCGTCGGGCGTTTTGATCGTCTACATAGTGCATACCTATTTACCAAGCCAGTTAACACTTTACAGATAATTTTTTTTCAATGGTCACAAGAAAAATGGTTGTTTATTTTCCTGCTTACAGTATTCCAACTGATTTTATTGGGAATGATTTTTACCATAAAACAGCAAAAATAG
- a CDS encoding Cof-type HAD-IIB family hydrolase, with protein sequence MKKLIAIDLDGTTLNNQSLISPTTEKALKKAIDHGHYVSIVTGRPYRMSSQFYRQLGLTTPMVNFNGALVHLPEKKWANEKETGIKRDLVFDILAQKQALNLDFVAAENKETFYIDTLDYFDPAFFASEATPSNLLTTKNLVTDPTSMMVRTTHDQAKNVSDSLIKQYGEYVDVRTWGGPTPILEIVSKGIQKAKGVEQVASFLNVKRADILAFGDEHNDEEMLDYVGWGVAMKNATDKIKSVANDITEKTNDEDGLADYLTQYLDLNDH encoded by the coding sequence TTGAAAAAATTAATTGCAATCGATTTGGATGGCACTACTTTAAATAATCAATCCCTTATCAGTCCGACAACAGAAAAAGCATTGAAAAAAGCGATCGATCATGGGCACTATGTGAGTATCGTGACAGGACGCCCATACCGTATGAGCAGCCAATTTTACCGCCAATTAGGCTTAACAACTCCAATGGTCAATTTTAATGGCGCACTCGTTCATTTACCTGAAAAGAAATGGGCGAATGAAAAAGAAACAGGCATCAAAAGAGATTTAGTATTTGATATTTTAGCGCAGAAACAAGCGCTGAACCTTGATTTTGTTGCAGCTGAAAATAAAGAAACATTCTACATCGACACATTAGATTATTTCGACCCAGCTTTCTTCGCATCCGAGGCAACACCAAGCAATTTGCTTACGACGAAAAATTTAGTAACTGATCCAACATCTATGATGGTTCGTACAACACACGATCAAGCAAAAAATGTTTCGGATTCTTTAATAAAACAATACGGTGAATACGTCGATGTCAGAACATGGGGAGGTCCAACACCGATCTTGGAAATCGTTTCAAAAGGCATCCAAAAAGCGAAAGGCGTTGAACAGGTCGCTAGCTTCCTTAATGTTAAACGCGCTGATATTTTAGCATTCGGTGACGAACATAACGATGAAGAAATGCTTGATTACGTTGGCTGGGGCGTTGCAATGAAAAACGCGACAGATAAAATCAAATCGGTCGCAAATGATATCACAGAAAAGACGAATGATGAAGATGGTTTAGCTGATTATTTAACTCAGTATTTGGACCTGAACGATCATTAA